GAGGGTCGTGGGGTTCTCCCACGTGCCGTTGCCGCCGGCGAGGGTGTGGATCGACGACGGGTGGGCGTTGCTCTTCGGCCACGCGATGCCGCGCGGGTTGTCGTTGTCGCTGGTGATGTTGTCGCCGTCCTGGCCTCCGTAGAGGGTGAGCTGGACGTTGTCCATCGTGTACTGGTTCGGGGCGGCGGAGGCGCCGGGGGCGGCCGCGGCCCCCGCGCCGAGGAGGGCGAGGGTCGAGGCGGCGGCTGCTGCGGCGGTGCGGAGGGTGAACACGGTGAATCTCCTTGGGGTGTGAGGGTGTGAGGGGTGGTGGATCAGGGGTGGTGCGGTGCCGGTCCCGGTCGGGGGCCGGTCACCGGTGGGTGGGTGAGGGGTGGGGGGGACGACGCCGACCGCTCAGCGACCGCGGAACGCGGCGGTGCTGACGTGCCGGGCGGTGTCACCGCCGACGACGTTCCCGCGGCGCATCATCGAGGCGAAGGCGGGGAAGCGGTGGTCGTCGGACGAGCGGACGGCCGTCCAGTCGATCCACCGGCTGCCCTCGTTCTTCGCGACGTTGAAGTAGTTCATCATCTTCACGCCGCGGCCGTCGGAGCCGTGGCGGTAGTAGCTGGTGAACCCGTACAGGTCGTTGAACCACTGGTTCTTGTCCCCGCCGGCGTCGGACGGTGTGCCGGTCTCCGGGATGGAGAGCGGCTTGCCCGGTGCGATGTCCGCGACCTGGTCGAGGGACCGGCGCAGGATCGTCTCGGGGGACTCCCAGGTGGACCGGGAGCGGGTGTTTCCCCAGTTGTAGGCGTCGACGCCCACCCAGTCGACGACGTCGCCGCCGGGGTAGTAGTCGGCGGGGTTGCCGCCCGACGAGCACAGCCCCTGGTTCCCGCAGGCCATCGGCGACCAGATGTACTGCACGGCGTTGCGGGACGTCAGGCCGGCGGCGTCGAAGCGGCCGTGGATGTGGCGGTAGGCGTCGACGTAGTCGGCGGGGCTCTGCCGCGACGTGGCGGACCAGCGGTACCAGTCGCCGTTCATCTCGTGGCCGGGGCGGATGTAGACCTTGCGGTCGTCGGCGGTGCCGGGGCGGCCGTCGTCGCCGGCGACGAACCGGCTGACCGACCGGGCGACGCGGTCGATGCGCGCGTCCATCCGGCCGTGGGCGATGGCCGTGTCCACGGCCGCCGAGTCGCGCTGGGCCCCGCCGCCGCCACCCCGGGCGCCGGCGTTGGGGTTGCCGTCGGTGTCGAACTCGAGGGTGAGCACGGGGACGGAGCCGTCGTTCCACGCCCGTGAGAGCGCGGAGGGGACGTCGTTGATGCTCTGGTCACTGAAGTTGCTGAACAGCAGCGCTGTCGCGGGGGTGGTGCCGGAGACGGCGCGGGTGTCGGCGGCGGTGTGGCCGGTGCCGTCGAACATGCCGACGAGCATCTGCGAGGGCTCGGCGGCGGAGGCCGTGCCGGCGGTGACCGTCGCGGCGAGGGATGCGGTGGCGAGGGTGACGGGCGTGGCCGTCCGCGCGCGGCGCCGGCGGCCGTCCCGCTGGAGGAGGCGGCGGAGCCGGGGGAGGCGTGTCATGGGTGTCCTTCCTGGTGGTGTCGGTCGTACTGCTCGGTCGTGTCGTTGCGGCACCGCGGAGGTGCCGGACAGGTGGTGGACGGAGGGGGACGATCACGTGGCCGCGGGCCGGGGTCCCCGCTGGTCGGGGGCCCGGTGGCGCGGCCGGTCGAAGGAATCGGGTGACAGGGTCCGGGGTGGCGGGTCGACCGTGTGGCACGGATGTGCGGTGACAGGCCCGGCCGGTGGCGCGGGCGTGTGGCACGGATGTGCGGACACGGTCAGGTGGTGGATCTGGTGTTCGGTGTTGCGGTGTCTGTGCTGGTGCAGCCGCCCCGGAGCGAAAGTGACTAAGTGAGTAAGTCACTACGGCTGTTGTACAGTTGGCCGCATGTCACAGTCAAGAGCGGACGCCGTGAAGCACCACCTCCTGGGGGTGATCCGGGAGGGCGGCCTCACCGCGGGCGGGCGGCTCCCCTCGGTCCGGCAGCTCGCCGAGGACTGCGGCGTGACCACGCCGACGGTCCGCGAGGCGCTCCGCTCCCTGGAGTCCGCCGGGGTCGTCGAACTCCGCCACGGCTCGGGGACGTACGTCAGCCCCGGGGCGTTCCGGCTCATCGTCGCGAACCCCACGGCCGTGCCGACCGAGCAGCAGCGGCGCGAACTCCTCCACGCCCGCGAGGTGCTCGAACCGGCGATCGCGGCGGAGGCCGCGCGGCACCGCACCCCCGCCCACGCCGACGCCCTCGCGGACGCCGCGGAGCACGCGGTGCGGGACGTCCTCCCCGACGACCACGTGAGTTTCCACGTGCTCGTGGCGCGCGCGACGGGCAACGTCGCCCTCGTCGAGGTCGTCGAGGGGCTGCTCGCGGCGCGGCGGGGCGCGCACGAGAGGACCCGCTCCGCCATCGCCGACCGCACCGAGGACCGGGAGCAGCACCGGGCCATCGCCGCCGCCGTCGCTGCCGGGGACGCGGACGCGGCCGAGCGGCTCATGCGGGACCATCTCCGCTGGCTCGCCGCGTCCGGCCGCTAGCCCCCGTTTCGCCCCCCGCTGTCCGGGGTCCGGTCTAGGGTGTTGCCATGTCGCACACCACATCTGCAGCCGTCGACATCGCGCGGCGGATGGACCGCCTCCCCCTCCTCCGGAGCCACCGCTTCATGACGCTCGTCGTCGGCGCCGGCCTGTTCTTCGACTGCTACGAGAACTTCCTCGCCGTGACGATCGCCAAGGTCCTGGAGCGGGACTTCGCGTTGTCCGGCATGACCCTGTCCCTCGTCCTGGCCTCGGCGTTCATCGGCCAGTTCATCGGCGCGCTCCTGCTCGGCCGCCTCGCCGACCGCATCGGCCGCCGCCGGGCGTTCATCGTCAACCTCCTGCTGTACTGCGGGTTCTCGCTGGTCGCGGCGTTCTCGCCGTCAGCCTGGTGGTTGATCGTGTGCCGGTTCATCGCGGGGGTGGGCATCGGCGGCGAGTACGCCCTCGCGGACTCCTACCTCTCCGAGCTGTTGCCGGCGCGGGTGCGCGGCCGGTACATCTCGTGGGCGTACACGGTGAGTTTCTTCGGTGTGCCGGCGGTCGGTGTCCTCGCGCTGTGGCTCGTGCCGCTCAGCCCGGCGGGGATCGCGGGGTGGCGCTGGTTGTTCGTCATCGGGGCCCTCGGCGGGGTCCTGGTGTGGTGGGTGCGCCGGGCGGTCCCGGAGTCGCCGCGGTGGCTGGCGCTGCACGGGAGGGTCGACGCCGCCACCCGGATCGTCGAGCGCCTGGAGGATGAGGCCCGCCGCGCGGGGCACGTCCTCACCGACCCGGGGCCGCGGGTGCCCGCCGGTGGGCCGGGGGACGGCGGGGGCGCGCCGGGCGCGGGTGCCGCGGTGCCGGCCGGTGGGGCCGGGCCCGACCGGGTCGGCGGTGCCGCGGGGCAGCCGGAACGGTCGCCGGGCGCGGCGCAAGGGGGGAAGCCGACGTTCGCCTCCCTGTTCCGCCCCCCGCTGCGCCGCCGGACGGTCATGACCTCGCTCCTCAGCGGGCTCCAGGTCTTCGGCTACTACGGCTTCGGCACCGTCGCGACGTTGGTCCTGACGGCGAAGGGGTTCGACGTCATCCACTCCCTCGGCTACATCGCCCTGACCTACCTGGGGTACCCGGTGGGTTCGGCGCTCTCGGTGCCGATCATCGAGAGGGCGGAACGGAAGGTCCTCGTCATGGTGTCGGCCGGCGCGATGGCCGTGTTCGGCGTGGCCTTCGGGCTGGCGCAGGCGCCCTGGCAGGCCGTCGTCGCCGGGCTGCTGTTCACCGTGTCGAGCAACGTGGGGTCGAACGCGTACCACATCTACCTCGCCGAGAACTTCCCCACCCGGGTGCGCGGGACGGCCGTGGGCTTCGCCTACTCGATGTCGAAGATGGTCGCCGCGCTCCTGCCGTTCATCCTCATCCCGCTGCTCCACGCGGCGGGGCCGGGCCCGGTGTTCGCGGTGGTCGCGACGGCGTTGGTGCTGGCCATCATCGTCGTCGGCGCCCTCGGCGGCCGCACGACGGGGCGCGGCGTCGACGAGTGAGGCCCGGTCACCCCATCGGGGCCAGCCGCGCGGCGGGGTGCGCGGTCACTCCGCCGGGACCAGCCGCGGGGCGGGGTGTGCGGTCACTCCGCCGGGACCAGTCGCGGGTCGGGGTGTGCGGTCACCCCTCCGGCAGCAGCCGCGGGGCGGGGTGTGCGGTCACTCCTCCGGGACCAGTCGCGGCGGGATGCCCGCGGCGAGGATCTCCTCGCGCGTCAGCGCCCCGGCCGCGAGCACGTCGCGGCTCACCCGGCGGGCCCGGTCCTCGGGCAGCGGGATCCGGCGCACGTCGCTGAGCAGGGAGGACAACCGCGCGGCGTCCGTGTGGAACGCCCGCCAGGCGACGGCCGTCGCCAGGGAGGACAACGTGATGCCCCGCGGTTCCCGCGCCGGCGTCGGTGCCGACGCCGCGGCGTCGCCTGGGTCGCCGGCCCGGTCACCGGTCGCACCGGTCGCGCCACCCGCGGCGCCCCCGGCTGTGGAGGACGCCGACCCCGCGGGAGCGCGGCGTCGTCCCTTCCGCAGCCGGCAGTGCAGGTCCTGCTGGCCGATGCCCACGACCGAGCCGTCGGGGTTCTCGATGACGGTCGTGAACGGGATGTTGCAGAACCCGTCCTCCGCGACCTCCGTGCGGATCGTGTCGAGGAGCTCGTCGGTGACCTCGATGCGCGCCGTCGCGCCGGACCGGCCCGGGCTGAGGTACTGGAACGTGCCCGTGCGGGTCCAGGCCTCGTAGTCCGTGCCCAACCGCAGCATCACGAGCGTGCCGAACAGGGCGTCCGTCATGGAGAACAGCGTGCCGCCGAACGCCGCCCCGTGGACGTTCCGGTTCCACGGCCGGAGGTGCAGCTCAAGGGTGCCGGCGGACCAGTCCGACGCGATGTCACGCACCCGGATACCCGACGCGAGCAGCGGCGGGTACAGGCTGAACGCCAGCGCGAACCGGCGGGGGTCGGAGAGGGTGCGCTGCAGAGCGGCGGCGGCGAAGGAGGGGGTGCGGGCCATGCGTGAATTCCGGTCTTTCGTTCGAAGGGGGGGGTGCGGTCCACGGTACAGGCGGCTCCAGACCACCGGCCGCGGCACGCACAACTGTCTTACAACTGTCCTCCGGAGCGCGGGCCCCGGTGGATGGGCGCGGGGCGCGGGGGGAGGACCGCAGGGCGTCCCCGGTTGACTTTCGGGCGCGGACATGGCGTCCGGACCGGGCGTACACTCGGCGGCATGAGCAACTACACGATTCCCGGACTGTCCGAAGGCGACGGCAAGCAGCTGGTCGACCTCCTCCAGGAGCGCCTGACCGCGTACAACGACCTCCACCTCATCCTCAAGCACGCCCACTGGAACGTCGTGGGCCGCAGCTTCATGGGTGTCCACGAGATGATCGACCCGCAGGTCGACCTCGTCCGTGGCTTCGCCGACGATGTCGCCGAGCGCATCGCCGCGCTCGGCGGGTCCGCGATCGGCACCCCGGCGTCCCACGTCGAGGGGCGCGAGCCGCTCGAGTACCCCGTCAACCGGGGCACCACCACCCAGCACCTCACCGCGCTGAACAAGGTCTACGACCAGGTCGTGGCGGACGTCCGCGCCGCCATCGAGGCCGCCGGCAAGGTCGACCCGGTCACCGAGGACCTCCTCACCGGCCAGTCCTTCGAGCTGGAGAAGTTCCAGTGGTTCGTCCGTGCGCACCTCGAGGACGGCCAGGGCAACATCGACAGCGAGAACGCCTGACGCATCCGGGGCCTTTCCGAGGCCCCTGACCTCCGGGTTCCTCTCCTGTAACCCGGGCATGGCCCCCGCGCCCGCGACGACACCGTCGCGGGCGCGTTGCGTGTGTGTCGGGTACTGGCAGCTGGGGGTTAAAAAACCGGGGATTTTTGACCTGGCGCTGCCAGTTGCCGACATCGAGTGGGTGGTGCTGACCCGGCGCTGCCAGTTGCCGACATCGAGTGGGTGGTGCTGACCCGGCGCTGCCGGTTGTCGACGCTGTGTGTCCGCGGTGTGCCCGTCGCGTCAGGAGGGGTGGCGTTCACGTCGCGGGGGAGAGGTGGGCCGGCGGAGGGAGCGTCGGGACCCACCCTGCATCACACCTGATACCGGGAGAATCACGACGGGCCCGTAGGATTTTCCACGGTCCGTCCCGTAACGTGACGACCTGCACAACGCCCCGTCCGGAACTGCGCGGCGGGCGGTGATCCCGCGTGCCCGTGTGCCTGCGCAGGCGACCGGCCGGACCACCGTGCTGTCGGTACCGCGTGCCTGCGTGTATGCGCCGCCGCGGACCGTGCGGCGCGGGGCGTACCCGTGTGCGCTGTGACGGCGCGGACACAGGAATGACCGAAGGCACGACCGAAAGGACCGCACCGTGAGCAACCCGGCGGACCAGACGAGCTTTGACGATCGGGTGGGTCGGGCGACGCCCACGGCCGCCACCGCCACCGCCACCGGCTCCCGCGCGCCCCGCCGGCGCCCGGCCTCCCTCACACCCCCGCCCTACCTCACGCGCCTGCCGCTGGTCGTCCTGTTCATCGCGGCGGTGCTGCTGGCGCTCCGGCTGACCGGCTTCGCGCTCGACCACGCCCGCGACCGGTACCTGCTGGACGTCGGCGTGTTCCGCGACGCGGGCGAGGCCTTCCTCCGCGACCTGCCGCTCTACGGCCCGGACTTCCCCAGCCGCAGCGGGTTCGCGTTCATCTACCCGCCGGTCGCCGCGCTGCTGTTCGTCCCGCTGACGTGGATGTCGGAGGAGGTGATGGAGGCGGTGTGGACCGTCGCGTCCGTCGTCGCCGCGTGGGGTGTCCTGGCGATGGCCGCGCGGCGGCTGGGGATCCGCTGGGCGCCGGTGGCGGCGGTGGGGTTGCTCGGCCCGGCGCTCGCGCTGGAGCCGGTGCGCTCGCACCTCATGTACGGGCAGGTGAACATCTTCCTCATCCTGCTGGTCACGGCGGACGTGCTGCGGTTCACGCCCCGGTGGCTGCGCGGCGTGGGCATCGGCGTGGCGGCGGGGATCAAGATCACCCCGGCGGCGTACGCGATCGTGTTCCTCGCCCGGCGGGACTGGGCGGGGTTGGCGCGGTCGGTGGTCGCGTTCCTCGCGACGGCGGTCGTGGGGGCGGTCGCGGCGCCGGGGCAGTCGTGGTTCTTCTGGACCAGCGAGTTCTTGGCCTCGGACCGGGCGGGGCAGCCGGACTACCCGTTGAATCAGGCGTTGACGGGGCTGCTCGCGCGGACGGGGATGGGTGGCGAGGTCGCCGGGCGGATCATGATCGTCGGGCTCGTGGTGTTCGCGGTGTGCGCGGTGTGGGCGGCGGTGCAGTTCACGCGCGTCGACCGGCCGGTGACGGTGCTGTTCATGACGGTCCTCGCGGTGAGTGTGTCCGCGCCGGTGGCGGTGACGCACCACTGGTGCGGCATCATCGTGGCCGTGCCGTTGGTGCTGCGGACCCGGGACGGGTTGACGTTCGTCGCGGCCGCGCTGGTCATCGCGGCGAATCTCGTCGCGCCGTACACGGTGTACGACGCGTCGCTCCCGCACTTCACCTTCTCCGCGTCGCAGTGGTTCCTGGGGAATCTCCAGGGGCTCGCGGGCCTGGTGGCGTTCGTGCTGCTCATGGTCGCCGCGCGGAGGGTCGGTGGCGGCCGGCGTCGCCCCGGGAGGGTCGGCCCGTGGGGGACGACGCCACCCGCCGCGGGTGTGCGCGCCGCGGTATAGTCCGGGTCCCCGGGGGCCGGACGGTGGGGGAGCGGCCGGAGTCACGCAGAATGTGAGGGTCACGGACAGCAGGAGGAGGACCGGTGGAGGAACCGGCGACAGGCACACCACGAGCTCCGTTGACACATGCGCTGATCGGCTCGGCGTCGATCGGCCTGGTCAACGCCGTTCCTGTCGGGGTGTGCCTCGCCGTGCTCAACGCGGTGGTCCCGCGTCCGGGGATGAGCCTGGTCCGGGTGGCGGTGCTGGCCGTCGTCACCGGGGTCTGTTCAGGCGTGGTCTGGGCCCTGGTTGACCGGCATCTCCAGTCGAGGACGGGGACGAAGGTCCCCCAGGGGTGGGCCGCGTCGGCGAACTACCTCGTCACCCCGCCGGTCGTCGGTCTGGTCGTCGGCCTGGCCTCGGCGACGCCGTCGGCCGGCGGGATCGTGGCGTCGGCCGCATTCCTCGGGTCGCTGCCGGAGGTGTTCATCATGACGCCGTGGAAGAGGGACCATGACCCCGAGCAGTTCGAGAGGGCCAACGCCGAGTTCGGGGAGATGACGCGGGAGTTCTGGTCGGAGCACCGTGACGAGGTCGCCGCCGAGGCCGCCCGGCGGACCCACGAGCGTGAGCTGCGCCATCAGGGGACGATCCGCCCCGAGAACCGCCCGACCGGGCCCGTCAGACGCCGCGACCTCGACTAGTCGGCATCAGTCACCCGCCCCCGCTCAGCCGTCATCCACCCAGGTGCGCAGGCGACGAGATACCGGGGGGGGCACACACGAGCATGTCGTCCACAATTGCGCAGGACATCGGTCACGTCATCACCTGAGCGCGCGACGAATGTCGCGGGCCTTCTACCGGGAATGCTGACCACCCACCGGTCCACGTCTCGTGTGGTCGAGACCTGCAGGCCACGCCCACCTGGCGTACGGCGGATTAGCTGTCACGATGGCACAGGAGAAATGTGGAATTTTACATCCCTTGATGCCCGTTCTCATTGTTGTTAATCTCAAACCGCCCGCAGGGTGAGCGGAGTCGCCACGCCCATCGCCGGCATCGTCACCGCTGGTGCCTGCGACACTGCCGGCGGAAGCAATGGTCACAGCTGCATCCTGCTCACGGGAAGGCGTCATGAAGTCGAACAACGCGTCACAGCATCTCTACAGTGCCGTCCTTGCTGTCGTGGTCACGGCAGTCACCGTTCCATTCCATCCGGGAATTCCCGTGTGGGCATGGGTGCTGGCTTTCATCGTGCTGTTCCTCGTCGCAGAATGCTGCCAGGTCTTCCTGGCGTCACGGTCCGGCGGCGAGGCCTCTGGTGCATCGGCCAGGCAGCCCCGGCTACTGATCACGTTCGCCGTGTGCGTGGCCATCGCTGTCGTCGGTGTCGCCGTCGGCTACGTGGTCACCTGACCGCGTCGGCCTCCGACTGCATCCGCGCTGGCGTCGGACGCGCTGACAGAAGGTCAGCGATGGGGATACGTCGGTCCGTCCCGGCTCTGGGGGGACACCGTGGGGGGCGGGCCAACCGGGGGCCGTCCCGTGCGTGGAGGACCCTGGCGGTGCCACCGGGTGTGACGTCTGTACGCTGGTGGGAATGTGGTGTCAGGAGTGGTTGGTGTGGTGAGAACGCGTCGAGCACCCCGGCGGAACGGACGAACCCGGGCGAGGAGGACGACCGTCGGCGTGCTGGCGGCGGCCCTCGTCGCCGTCGGTGCGGTCGCCGCGTGTGACGTCAGCGTCGAGGGGCCGTTCGGGCCGACCGGGACGCCGGCCGGCACGACCGCGCCGGCACCCGGGGGAGTCCCCGCCGACCGGGGCGCGGATGCTCCGGCGCCTGACCAGGGGGAACCCGCGCCCGGACCGGACGGGGCGCCCGCGCCGGCCCCCGCCCCGGAGGGTGCCCCGGCCCCCGCGCCCGCCCCGGACGGTGCCCCCGGCCCCGGTGCCGTCGACGTCGCCGCCGTCCGCGGACTCCTCGCGACGCTCCCCGTCAAGGGCCGTGCGCCGAAGACCGGGTACACGCGGGAGCAGTTCGGCCCGTCGTGGGACGACGTCGACCGCAACGGCTGCGACACCCGGAACGACATCCTGGCCCGTGACCTGCGCGACATCGTCCTCTCCGGGCGGTGCAAGGTGATGTCGGGGACCCTCGACGACCCCTACACCGGTACAACCATCCCCTTCGTCCGCGGTCGCCAGACGAGCAGCGCCGTGCAGATCGACCACGTCGTCGCGCTCTCGGACGCGTGGCAGAAGGGCGCCCAGCAGCTGGACCCCGTGCGCCGCACGGAGCTGGCGAACGACCCGCTGAACCTGCTCGCCGTGGACGGGCCGTCGAACACCGCGAAGGGCGCGGGTGACGCGGCGACGTGGCTGCCCCCGAACACGGCGTTCCGCTGCCGGTACGTCGCCACGCAGGTGCAGGTCAAGGCGAAGTACGGGCTGTGGGTGACGGCCGCGGAGCGCGACGCGGTGGACCGGGAGCTCGGCCGCTGCCCGGCGGGCTGACGGCGCCGGCCCCGCGCCCCCGGCGTGATGCCCCGCGCCCGGAGCGTGAAGCCCTCCTTGTCAAGGATGTGAAGCCCCCGTCGTGATGCCCCCCCGCCGTGCGGAGCGCCCCCGCGTCCCGCCCCCCCGCAGGTCAGCGCGTCACAGGAAGTGCCACGCCGCGGCGGCGGCGAGCGCGCCGACCGCGTTGAGGGCCCAGTGCAGGCCGATGGGCGCGATGACGCTGCCGGTGCGGTGCCGCAGCCACGTCAGGCCCGCGCCGGCCCCGGCGGTGGCGACGACGGCGAGCCCGATGCCCGCCCACTGGGCGAGCGTGCCGGTGCCGAGCACGGCGGTGAGCCCGGCGTTCGTCGCGGTGAGGCTCAGCGACGACGCCACGTGCCACAGCCCGAACAGCAGCGACCCGGCGATGAAGACGGCCTTCGTGCCGCCGAGCCGGTGCAGGCTGCCGTGGAGGACGCCGCGGAAGGCCAGCTCCTCCGGCAGCACGGTCTGGAGGGGGATGACGACGAGCGCGGCGAGGATCGCCGTGCGCGCCGAGGCGTAGGAGGAGTTGAAGAAGAACTCGCGGGTCACGGGCAGTGCCAGCCCGACGCCCACGCCGAGGACGACGAGCACCGCCGCGCCGGTGCCGTAGGCGAGGCCCCGGCGGGTCGTGTGCCGGCCGAGTCCGAGGTCGTGCCAGGTCATGCCGCGCATCCGCATGATGACGAGGAGGCAGGCCACGCCGACGGGCACGGTCGTCGCGACGGCGCTGAGGGAGGTGAAGTGCGCGGTGAGGTTGATCGCCACGAGGCCGGCGACGACGGTGGCGACGTCGACGACCGCCCGGAGGTCACGGCGGTGGAGTCGCCGCAGGCCGCGGGGTGCGGTCGGGGCGGTGGTGAAAGTCATGGCACGCCACCTTAGACGCCCCGGCCCGGCATGTGTAGTGGGCGGGGCTGGCCGGCGGCGTGTCGGGGACGTGTCCCCGCGGGTGCCCCACCCCCGCCGGCCGCCCGGGCCCGGGGGCCGACCGCCGCGTCAGACCGCGCACCCCGCCCCGCCGGTCACGCCCGCCCCGCCGGCGGCAGGTCACCGGTCACGCCGGCGGCAGGTCGGCCATGACGAGCTCGGCGTTGATCATCGACCCGGCCGTGACCCCCGCGGCGGCGGAGGACTCGACCATCGCCATGAGGTCGCCGGCGTTCCCGGCGGCCCACACGCCGTCGAGCGGCGTGCGCCCGGTCGGCTCGGCGGGGATGTGGTGGCCCATCGGGTGCTCGGCGGGGGTTCCGCCGAGCCGCTCGTACAGCTCGGTGTTGCTCTCGAAGGAGGGGCCGACGGCCACCGCGTCGACCTCCATCTCCGTGCCGTTGGCCAGGTGGAGGTGCACGACCCCGCCGACGCCCCGCGGCCGGGACACGCGGGTGACCGGGGACCCGACGGTCTCCACCCCTGCCCGGGCGAGCAGGCTGCGCTGGTCGTCGTCGAGCTCGACCGTGCCGGTGACGAACGTCACCCGGTCGCTGAGGTTGGCGAAGAGCAGCGCCTGGTGCGTGGACTGCGGCGTGGCGGCGATGACGGCGATGCGCTCGTCGCGCACCTCCCAGCCGTGGCAGTACGGGCA
The sequence above is drawn from the Corynebacterium bovis DSM 20582 = CIP 54.80 genome and encodes:
- a CDS encoding PaaI family thioesterase; its protein translation is MARTPSFAAAALQRTLSDPRRFALAFSLYPPLLASGIRVRDIASDWSAGTLELHLRPWNRNVHGAAFGGTLFSMTDALFGTLVMLRLGTDYEAWTRTGTFQYLSPGRSGATARIEVTDELLDTIRTEVAEDGFCNIPFTTVIENPDGSVVGIGQQDLHCRLRKGRRRAPAGSASSTAGGAAGGATGATGDRAGDPGDAAASAPTPAREPRGITLSSLATAVAWRAFHTDAARLSSLLSDVRRIPLPEDRARRVSRDVLAAGALTREEILAAGIPPRLVPEE
- a CDS encoding glycoside hydrolase family 26 protein encodes the protein MTRLPRLRRLLQRDGRRRRARTATPVTLATASLAATVTAGTASAAEPSQMLVGMFDGTGHTAADTRAVSGTTPATALLFSNFSDQSINDVPSALSRAWNDGSVPVLTLEFDTDGNPNAGARGGGGGAQRDSAAVDTAIAHGRMDARIDRVARSVSRFVAGDDGRPGTADDRKVYIRPGHEMNGDWYRWSATSRQSPADYVDAYRHIHGRFDAAGLTSRNAVQYIWSPMACGNQGLCSSGGNPADYYPGGDVVDWVGVDAYNWGNTRSRSTWESPETILRRSLDQVADIAPGKPLSIPETGTPSDAGGDKNQWFNDLYGFTSYYRHGSDGRGVKMMNYFNVAKNEGSRWIDWTAVRSSDDHRFPAFASMMRRGNVVGGDTARHVSTAAFRGR
- a CDS encoding MFS transporter: MSHTTSAAVDIARRMDRLPLLRSHRFMTLVVGAGLFFDCYENFLAVTIAKVLERDFALSGMTLSLVLASAFIGQFIGALLLGRLADRIGRRRAFIVNLLLYCGFSLVAAFSPSAWWLIVCRFIAGVGIGGEYALADSYLSELLPARVRGRYISWAYTVSFFGVPAVGVLALWLVPLSPAGIAGWRWLFVIGALGGVLVWWVRRAVPESPRWLALHGRVDAATRIVERLEDEARRAGHVLTDPGPRVPAGGPGDGGGAPGAGAAVPAGGAGPDRVGGAAGQPERSPGAAQGGKPTFASLFRPPLRRRTVMTSLLSGLQVFGYYGFGTVATLVLTAKGFDVIHSLGYIALTYLGYPVGSALSVPIIERAERKVLVMVSAGAMAVFGVAFGLAQAPWQAVVAGLLFTVSSNVGSNAYHIYLAENFPTRVRGTAVGFAYSMSKMVAALLPFILIPLLHAAGPGPVFAVVATALVLAIIVVGALGGRTTGRGVDE
- the dps gene encoding DNA starvation/stationary phase protection protein Dps; translation: MSNYTIPGLSEGDGKQLVDLLQERLTAYNDLHLILKHAHWNVVGRSFMGVHEMIDPQVDLVRGFADDVAERIAALGGSAIGTPASHVEGREPLEYPVNRGTTTQHLTALNKVYDQVVADVRAAIEAAGKVDPVTEDLLTGQSFELEKFQWFVRAHLEDGQGNIDSENA
- a CDS encoding CPBP family intramembrane glutamic endopeptidase; this translates as MTFTTAPTAPRGLRRLHRRDLRAVVDVATVVAGLVAINLTAHFTSLSAVATTVPVGVACLLVIMRMRGMTWHDLGLGRHTTRRGLAYGTGAAVLVVLGVGVGLALPVTREFFFNSSYASARTAILAALVVIPLQTVLPEELAFRGVLHGSLHRLGGTKAVFIAGSLLFGLWHVASSLSLTATNAGLTAVLGTGTLAQWAGIGLAVVATAGAGAGLTWLRHRTGSVIAPIGLHWALNAVGALAAAAAWHFL
- a CDS encoding NAD(P)/FAD-dependent oxidoreductase; translated protein: MTSPHPDPAPATRPDDAADRSPAPGDATVTDVLIVGGGPAGLAAATVLGRSRRSVVVVDSGEPRNAPAAGAHNVLGLEGTPPRDILDRGRRESERYGVTHIRARVTDAGRDGDLLTVTTDDGRTLRGRRLLLATGLTDVLPDIPGLDEGWGRDVLHCPYCHGWEVRDERIAVIAATPQSTHQALLFANLSDRVTFVTGTVELDDDQRSLLARAGVETVGSPVTRVSRPRGVGGVVHLHLANGTEMEVDAVAVGPSFESNTELYERLGGTPAEHPMGHHIPAEPTGRTPLDGVWAAGNAGDLMAMVESSAAAGVTAGSMINAELVMADLPPA
- a CDS encoding FadR/GntR family transcriptional regulator → MSQSRADAVKHHLLGVIREGGLTAGGRLPSVRQLAEDCGVTTPTVREALRSLESAGVVELRHGSGTYVSPGAFRLIVANPTAVPTEQQRRELLHAREVLEPAIAAEAARHRTPAHADALADAAEHAVRDVLPDDHVSFHVLVARATGNVALVEVVEGLLAARRGAHERTRSAIADRTEDREQHRAIAAAVAAGDADAAERLMRDHLRWLAASGR
- a CDS encoding HNH endonuclease family protein, whose product is MLAAALVAVGAVAACDVSVEGPFGPTGTPAGTTAPAPGGVPADRGADAPAPDQGEPAPGPDGAPAPAPAPEGAPAPAPAPDGAPGPGAVDVAAVRGLLATLPVKGRAPKTGYTREQFGPSWDDVDRNGCDTRNDILARDLRDIVLSGRCKVMSGTLDDPYTGTTIPFVRGRQTSSAVQIDHVVALSDAWQKGAQQLDPVRRTELANDPLNLLAVDGPSNTAKGAGDAATWLPPNTAFRCRYVATQVQVKAKYGLWVTAAERDAVDRELGRCPAG
- a CDS encoding glycosyltransferase 87 family protein, producing the protein MSNPADQTSFDDRVGRATPTAATATATGSRAPRRRPASLTPPPYLTRLPLVVLFIAAVLLALRLTGFALDHARDRYLLDVGVFRDAGEAFLRDLPLYGPDFPSRSGFAFIYPPVAALLFVPLTWMSEEVMEAVWTVASVVAAWGVLAMAARRLGIRWAPVAAVGLLGPALALEPVRSHLMYGQVNIFLILLVTADVLRFTPRWLRGVGIGVAAGIKITPAAYAIVFLARRDWAGLARSVVAFLATAVVGAVAAPGQSWFFWTSEFLASDRAGQPDYPLNQALTGLLARTGMGGEVAGRIMIVGLVVFAVCAVWAAVQFTRVDRPVTVLFMTVLAVSVSAPVAVTHHWCGIIVAVPLVLRTRDGLTFVAAALVIAANLVAPYTVYDASLPHFTFSASQWFLGNLQGLAGLVAFVLLMVAARRVGGGRRRPGRVGPWGTTPPAAGVRAAV